From Nitrospirota bacterium, a single genomic window includes:
- a CDS encoding HlyC/CorC family transporter — MISTAEIGFFAVNETKLKALVQSGSKRAKLALHLRSDPQKLLSTILVGDRLVGVATPMYATFLTLSIYGGQTVFDEAIAVMVGLLTFVLLVAVDVIPKTLAAKFSVPVTLNMAYPVYIVQLLLKPLLFVIVPMIYKLTGGKGLTLPLVTEEELKIMLDEGGKTGTIEFEKVKMIKNVFQLKDITAEDAMTPRLYVFSLDGNLCLKEAQELLYNSKYSRIPVYDTTLDNITGILYKTRALTELAKGQNEVKLKDIAYPPLFVPAGKTADDLMKQFQQEKRHMAVVVNEFGGVMGIVTLEDLLEEVVGEIMDETDITEELIKRLGKNHILVHSRTEVRKVNDFLKVDLGDEAVTIGGLIQQELGRIPKVGEEVRIANCRILIHEAEPRSIRSVQIFREEKSPAPVETPNLDLVS; from the coding sequence GTGATATCCACGGCCGAGATCGGTTTCTTTGCGGTCAACGAAACAAAGCTGAAGGCGCTTGTCCAATCTGGGAGTAAACGCGCGAAGCTGGCGCTCCATCTGCGTAGTGACCCCCAAAAACTTCTCTCGACTATTTTGGTCGGCGACCGTCTGGTGGGCGTGGCGACACCGATGTATGCCACCTTTCTCACCTTGAGCATATATGGAGGGCAAACAGTTTTTGACGAGGCGATCGCCGTCATGGTCGGCCTGCTGACCTTTGTCCTCTTAGTGGCAGTCGATGTAATTCCCAAAACGTTAGCCGCCAAGTTCTCTGTTCCGGTCACTCTGAACATGGCCTACCCCGTCTACATCGTTCAATTACTCCTCAAGCCATTATTGTTTGTGATCGTGCCGATGATCTACAAATTGACAGGAGGGAAGGGGCTGACGCTTCCCCTTGTGACTGAGGAAGAGCTGAAAATCATGCTGGATGAGGGTGGAAAGACCGGGACGATTGAATTCGAGAAGGTCAAAATGATCAAGAACGTCTTCCAGCTCAAGGACATCACGGCTGAAGATGCGATGACCCCTCGGCTCTATGTCTTTTCATTGGACGGTAACCTCTGCCTGAAAGAGGCTCAGGAACTCCTCTACAATTCAAAATACTCGCGTATCCCTGTGTATGACACGACGCTCGATAACATCACGGGTATTCTCTACAAGACGAGGGCATTGACCGAACTCGCCAAAGGGCAGAATGAGGTGAAACTCAAGGACATTGCCTATCCTCCGCTCTTCGTTCCAGCAGGGAAGACGGCCGACGACCTCATGAAGCAGTTTCAGCAGGAAAAACGGCATATGGCCGTCGTGGTCAACGAGTTCGGCGGTGTGATGGGGATTGTCACGCTTGAAGATCTTCTCGAGGAAGTGGTCGGGGAGATCATGGACGAAACCGACATCACGGAAGAACTGATCAAACGGTTAGGAAAAAACCACATCCTCGTTCACAGTCGAACTGAAGTGCGCAAGGTCAACGACTTCCTCAAAGTCGACCTCGGCGATGAAGCTGTCACGATCGGCGGTCTCATTCAGCAGGAACTTGGTCGAATTCCCAAGGTGGGGGAAGAAGTGCGGATTGCCAACTGCCGGATCCTCATCCATGAAGCGGAGCCTCGGTCCATCCGTAGTGTTCAAATCTTTCGCGAAGAAAAATCGCCGGCTCCGGTCGAGACTCCGAACCTCGATCTGGTCAGTTAG
- the ligA gene encoding NAD-dependent DNA ligase LigA, with translation MAHADILARLIALRDEIRRHDYLYYVKARPEISDSQYDGLFRELIELEQAHPDLVTADSPSQRVGAPPLGQLVKVSHKQPMLSLDSIVDQSEVQAFDQRMKRELETQFVEYSAEPKFDGLSVELIYDHGTFTRGATRGDGTTGEDVTVNLRTIRSLPLQLQAQSNRPDHLVVRGEVYMRLDDFQALNRRMTERGNDAFANPRNAASGSLRQLDSTITATRPLVVTCYEIMTASAPLPSTHWDELERLAQWGLPVPTHRRICASIDEVVTFHRETESMRDQLPYEIDGVVVKVNRRDWQSRLGMKSRSPRWAIAFKFPPRKETTVVQDIVVSVGRTGTLTPVALLKPVEVSGVTISRATLHNADEVTRKDIRIGDTVKVERAGDVIPAIAERVPIHDEQRSSPFCMPDHCPVCGSRVGRDGAYFYCTGQLVCGAQLKGAIEHFASKHALNIEGLGKKTVAQLVDEGLVRSLADLYRLTKADLVRLEGFADRSATLLLESIAVSKNVSLDRFLMGLGIRQVGQHIAKVLAREFGSLEEIIEADRERFQQIREIGPEISESLAVYWSEPHNREVIAQLRESGVQIAPGLAKSDREKSPLAGMTFVFTGGLDHFTRNGAQEAVEAVGARVSSSVSKKTSYLVVGRDPGSKLVQARTLGVKILTEQEFSTLIREGESGPN, from the coding sequence ATGGCTCACGCCGACATCCTCGCCAGACTGATTGCCCTCAGGGACGAAATCAGGCGCCACGACTATCTGTACTACGTCAAGGCGCGGCCGGAGATTTCTGACTCCCAGTACGATGGCCTCTTTCGAGAGTTGATTGAACTGGAACAGGCCCATCCCGATCTAGTGACGGCAGATTCCCCGTCACAGCGGGTCGGAGCGCCTCCGCTTGGGCAGCTGGTCAAAGTGTCCCACAAACAGCCGATGCTCAGCCTCGACTCGATTGTCGATCAGAGCGAGGTTCAGGCATTCGATCAACGGATGAAACGTGAACTGGAGACCCAGTTCGTCGAATACAGCGCAGAACCGAAATTCGACGGGTTATCAGTCGAATTGATTTACGATCATGGAACCTTTACCCGTGGGGCAACCAGAGGCGACGGAACGACAGGGGAGGATGTGACCGTCAACCTTCGTACCATTCGCTCCCTGCCGCTGCAATTGCAGGCACAATCGAATCGCCCTGATCATCTTGTCGTGAGAGGCGAAGTCTACATGCGCCTAGACGATTTTCAAGCCTTGAACCGGCGCATGACGGAACGGGGCAACGATGCCTTTGCCAATCCCCGCAATGCGGCTTCCGGTTCGCTCCGGCAACTGGACTCCACGATCACCGCGACCCGCCCGCTAGTCGTGACCTGTTACGAAATCATGACTGCATCTGCCCCGCTCCCATCGACTCACTGGGACGAACTGGAGCGGTTGGCTCAGTGGGGTCTCCCGGTGCCGACGCATCGACGAATCTGCGCGTCAATCGATGAGGTAGTGACGTTTCATCGCGAAACGGAATCGATGAGGGATCAGTTGCCTTACGAGATCGATGGCGTGGTGGTCAAGGTGAATCGCCGAGACTGGCAGAGTCGCCTCGGCATGAAGTCCCGCAGTCCACGCTGGGCCATTGCCTTTAAATTCCCCCCTCGTAAAGAAACCACCGTTGTGCAGGATATCGTTGTCTCTGTCGGAAGAACCGGAACCCTCACGCCTGTCGCGCTCTTAAAACCGGTGGAGGTCAGTGGTGTCACCATCAGCAGAGCCACGTTGCATAATGCAGATGAAGTGACGCGGAAGGACATTCGGATCGGCGATACCGTCAAGGTGGAACGGGCCGGTGATGTCATCCCCGCTATTGCCGAGCGTGTCCCGATCCATGATGAGCAGCGCAGCAGCCCCTTTTGCATGCCTGACCACTGCCCGGTTTGCGGATCGCGTGTCGGTCGTGACGGTGCCTATTTTTACTGTACGGGCCAATTGGTCTGCGGCGCTCAGTTGAAGGGAGCTATCGAGCATTTTGCTTCCAAACATGCCCTCAACATCGAAGGCTTGGGGAAGAAAACCGTGGCACAGCTGGTCGATGAGGGGCTGGTGCGATCCCTCGCCGACCTCTATCGCCTGACCAAGGCCGATCTCGTCCGGCTAGAAGGATTTGCCGATCGGTCCGCCACACTCCTCCTCGAATCGATTGCCGTCAGCAAAAACGTCTCCCTGGATCGTTTTCTGATGGGACTCGGTATCCGACAAGTCGGACAACATATCGCCAAAGTTCTGGCCCGTGAATTTGGATCTCTTGAGGAGATCATCGAGGCTGATCGGGAGCGGTTTCAACAGATTCGAGAAATCGGCCCTGAGATTTCCGAGAGCTTGGCAGTCTATTGGTCTGAGCCACATAACCGGGAAGTCATCGCACAGCTCCGGGAATCCGGCGTCCAGATTGCCCCAGGTTTGGCAAAGAGCGACCGGGAAAAGTCTCCGCTTGCGGGGATGACCTTCGTGTTTACCGGTGGATTGGACCACTTCACAAGAAACGGCGCGCAAGAGGCTGTGGAAGCGGTCGGAGCTCGCGTGTCTTCAAGCGTGAGTAAAAAGACTTCCTATCTGGTCGTAGGGCGAGACCCTGGCTCCAAGTTAGTCCAGGCCCGCACCCTGGGGGTGAAAATTTTGACGGAACAGGAGTTCTCGACGCTGATCAGAGAGGGGGAGAGCGGTCCTAACTGA
- a CDS encoding LysM peptidoglycan-binding domain-containing protein, with protein MKGEYYVNKLMPRAGYRIAMIICGGLLMGGCVMAEKYDAEKARSLNFQRLLAQEEKRTGELDSEAKRAKNELLEYEARNRELTAQLQATREQMTRVQEEAEAMKESALLERKAKADMKRAVTPTRKSASVAPTADSMDLGASDLGFAPTVSAGSGAVHVVKPGETLYRISRQYGVTVEKVRKWNKLSDDIIEVGQKLIVGQE; from the coding sequence ATGAAAGGGGAGTATTACGTGAATAAATTGATGCCCAGGGCCGGCTATCGAATCGCCATGATCATCTGTGGAGGGCTGTTGATGGGTGGATGTGTCATGGCGGAGAAGTACGACGCGGAAAAGGCGCGCAGCCTAAACTTCCAACGTCTCCTTGCCCAGGAGGAAAAGCGAACCGGGGAGCTCGACAGTGAAGCGAAGAGGGCCAAGAATGAACTGCTGGAGTATGAAGCGCGGAATCGGGAACTCACGGCACAACTGCAAGCCACTCGGGAACAGATGACCCGTGTTCAGGAAGAAGCCGAGGCCATGAAGGAGTCTGCGCTGCTGGAACGAAAGGCCAAAGCCGATATGAAGCGCGCAGTCACACCGACGCGCAAGTCGGCGTCGGTTGCACCGACGGCCGATAGCATGGATCTGGGTGCGTCAGACCTCGGGTTTGCCCCGACGGTTTCGGCTGGGTCTGGCGCCGTTCATGTCGTGAAACCCGGCGAAACTCTCTATCGGATCAGTCGGCAATATGGAGTCACGGTCGAGAAGGTCAGAAAGTGGAACAAGTTGTCTGACGACATTATCGAGGTAGGACAGAAGCTCATCGTGGGCCAAGAATGA
- the trpE gene encoding anthranilate synthase component I, giving the protein MAPPQYSLSLDQLRQYAGEGNLVPLYREILADYETPVSAFAKIDHGPSAYLLESIEGGEKWARYSFLGSGSPVVVYEDGGDLLVVQGTSKKRIPSRGNPLERLRELMEAYRPVTVPGLPPFVGGAVGYLSYDMVRTFEDLATRKKDPLNLPDFAFLLTDTMLIFDNVAQKIKVVATAHVTAKGERGIKTAYRSATERIERTIARLKRPLRRTRPHRRRRPVSFTANMSKADFEKMVVRTKEYIRAGDIVQAVLSQRWETSVQASPLQLYRALRVVNPSPYMYYLRIAGVELVGSSPETLVRCENGVISVRPIAGTRRRGATPEEDQQMERRLLADKKERAEHVMLVDLGRNDVGRVAKPGSVVVDSLMHVERYSHVMHIVSNVTGQLDEAKTSYDVLRACFPAGTVSGAPKVRAMQIIDELEPTRRGPYAGAVGYFSFSGNMDMCINIRTVVVKKHQAFIQAGAGIVADSNPEHEYEETCNKAKAMMKAVELAEQGLE; this is encoded by the coding sequence GTGGCCCCGCCGCAATATTCACTCAGTCTCGACCAACTTCGGCAGTATGCCGGAGAAGGCAATCTCGTTCCGCTCTATCGAGAGATTCTCGCGGATTATGAGACCCCTGTCTCTGCCTTTGCCAAAATCGATCATGGCCCTTCAGCCTACCTCCTAGAGTCCATCGAGGGCGGCGAGAAGTGGGCTCGCTATTCCTTTCTTGGAAGTGGGTCGCCTGTTGTCGTGTACGAGGATGGAGGCGACCTGCTGGTCGTGCAAGGCACCAGCAAGAAGCGCATTCCCAGCCGTGGAAACCCTCTCGAACGTCTGCGGGAGCTGATGGAGGCCTATCGTCCGGTGACCGTGCCGGGCCTTCCCCCGTTCGTTGGCGGCGCAGTCGGCTATCTGAGTTACGATATGGTGCGCACCTTCGAGGATTTGGCTACCCGGAAGAAGGACCCGCTCAATCTGCCGGACTTTGCCTTCCTGCTGACCGATACGATGCTGATCTTTGACAATGTCGCTCAAAAGATCAAAGTGGTGGCTACCGCCCATGTGACGGCAAAGGGGGAACGCGGTATCAAGACCGCCTACCGATCGGCGACAGAACGGATCGAACGCACGATAGCAAGACTCAAGCGTCCCCTCCGCCGAACGCGTCCACATCGCCGCCGCCGACCAGTGTCCTTTACGGCGAACATGAGCAAAGCGGATTTTGAGAAGATGGTGGTACGGACAAAGGAATACATTCGGGCCGGTGATATCGTGCAAGCAGTGTTATCCCAGCGGTGGGAAACGAGCGTGCAGGCGTCGCCGTTGCAACTGTATCGGGCGTTGCGCGTGGTGAATCCCTCTCCCTATATGTATTACCTGCGCATCGCCGGGGTCGAATTGGTCGGCTCCTCTCCAGAGACGCTCGTCCGTTGTGAAAACGGCGTCATTTCCGTCCGTCCTATTGCGGGCACGCGCCGGCGTGGTGCGACGCCTGAAGAAGATCAACAGATGGAGCGGCGGTTATTGGCGGATAAAAAGGAACGGGCTGAGCATGTGATGCTCGTCGATCTTGGGCGGAATGATGTCGGTCGTGTGGCGAAACCAGGCTCGGTCGTTGTGGACTCGCTCATGCACGTCGAGCGGTATTCACACGTGATGCACATTGTGTCGAATGTGACGGGGCAGCTTGATGAAGCGAAGACCTCGTACGACGTGTTGCGCGCCTGCTTTCCCGCCGGCACCGTTTCCGGCGCGCCGAAGGTGCGAGCGATGCAGATCATCGATGAACTCGAGCCGACAAGACGCGGTCCCTATGCCGGAGCGGTGGGCTACTTTAGCTTTTCTGGTAACATGGATATGTGCATTAATATCAGGACGGTTGTCGTGAAAAAACACCAGGCCTTCATTCAAGCAGGGGCTGGTATCGTCGCAGATTCGAATCCGGAACACGAGTATGAAGAGACCTGCAATAAGGCCAAGGCCATGATGAAGGCGGTCGAATTGGCCGAACAGGGGCTGGAATGA
- a CDS encoding aminodeoxychorismate/anthranilate synthase component II encodes MLLMIDNYDSFTYNLVQYFGELGEDIRVFRNDKITIDQIESLQPSRIVISPGPCTPVEAGVSVETIRHFGGRLPLLGVCLGHQSLAVAFGGEVVRAERLMHGKTSKIRHDEKTIFHQLPNPFDATRYHSLIVKRDTLPSCFEISAETDEGEIMGLRHRSLGIEGVQFHPESILTLAGKDLLRNFLKL; translated from the coding sequence ATGTTGCTGATGATCGACAACTACGATTCTTTCACCTATAACCTCGTGCAATACTTCGGGGAACTCGGTGAAGACATTCGGGTGTTCCGTAACGATAAGATTACGATCGATCAGATCGAGTCGCTGCAACCCAGCCGCATCGTCATTTCTCCCGGGCCCTGCACGCCGGTGGAAGCTGGTGTATCGGTCGAGACCATCCGGCATTTTGGCGGGCGCCTCCCTCTCTTGGGTGTCTGTCTAGGCCATCAATCTCTGGCTGTGGCGTTCGGCGGGGAAGTCGTCCGGGCCGAACGATTGATGCATGGCAAAACCTCGAAGATCCGCCATGACGAGAAAACGATCTTCCACCAGCTGCCGAATCCCTTCGACGCGACACGCTACCATTCTCTGATCGTAAAGCGCGACACGCTGCCTTCCTGTTTTGAGATCTCGGCCGAAACGGATGAAGGGGAAATCATGGGATTGCGCCATCGATCATTAGGCATCGAAGGAGTGCAGTTTCATCCGGAATCCATCCTCACCCTGGCGGGGAAGGACCTCCTCCGAAACTTCCTTAAACTCTAG